Below is a genomic region from Trichocoleus sp. FACHB-46.
TAATAGGGTAGGCAGGAATTGCAGGAATCCGGCTAGACCCAGCAACCAGGCAGATTTGGTCAGGTCATAGACTAACCAAGGAATGGTTAACTGTTGAGTCATGAATGTCCCTGACATGGACAACAGTTGTCCGCCGAAGGGAAGGCGGAAGTTACGCCATTTGAATGCAGGTAAGCGTCGATAGATGGTTTTGCTCACGCGATCGCTCAGTTGCTCGTACCAATACTGCATTGAGGATTCTATTGTTGTTTAACGAACTATTCGATGTCTAACATTGTTCAGATAATGACTACTCATCTGGAGGAGTAGCCAGAAATCCAACTTTGCGATCGCGCCTGACTTGCTCATAAAAAACTATCTTTTCTGCGCGATCGCCATCATATGAGAAGTCACTCCTAAAGTAGACGGTTCTGCTTCCAGCCAACGAATCGCTTGTAGCAGTCGTTCTCGTCGCCCTGTATCTGACCAATGCTCCTCAAAGTTGGGCAATACTGCACCGAGTCCTTGAATGGCTAATAATTTTTCATTTGAGAAGCCTGCCTCCGCTATTTCCTCCCGCAGTTCTTCAGGATGATGGAAAAAAGCGGTTGTAAAATAAGCGGGGTGATTGTCAGGGTTGCGATGCTGTCCATCGCTCAAATCCTGCTGCACTATTTTCACAAACGTCGGATCATCAAAATGACCTCTACGCAGTCCACCTAAAACTGAAGCAAACCGAGAAACGCCAACTGCAAAAATGAGACCATCTAGTTTCAAGATTCGGTAGGCTTCTCGTAAAGCGGTGACGCGATCGCGGCGATCGATCAAGTGATACAGTGGACCCATTAACAGCACAACATCCACACTGAAATCAGCACGATCTAACTGTCGCGAATCTCCTAAACTCACACTGGCAAGGGGGCGATCGAGTTGCGCTTGAGATGCAGCACGGGCTTGCTCTACATGCAGAGGAACGGCATCAACCAAATGCACCTCATACCCTTGCTGTGCCAACCAGCAAGCATAGATCCCCGAACCACCACCAACATCAAAAATTACTGCGGGCGGGTCAGGTAGATAACGTGTGAGTAATTCTTGAGTTCGGATAAGTTCCAGTGGTCCTAACTTTTGCGATTGCAACAATCGCTGTGCTTCTTGCCCTTGTTCGTAGTAAGCAAACGCTTCATTACTCAGCGATTCTGCTGGTTTCAATGGGTTAGACATACGCCCTCTCAACGTTATCTATGTCTCATACGGGCGCGGCAGTTGATGTAGTTTGTGAGCTGTATCTAACTCGCTATTGTTTTTTCTGCCGTGTCCCCAGCCCAATGTGCGACGATACTCACCCATGATATTGCGATCGATCAACTCATCTTCATCCACGACCACAGTCGTATGAGATTCAGGTGCCACATAAAGCGCATCCGCAGGACAGTAAGCCTCACAGATGAAACAGGTTTGACAGTCTTCTTTGCGGGCGATCGTGGGCGGCTGATTGGGAACCGCATCAAAGACATTGGTAGGACACACTTGCACGCA
It encodes:
- a CDS encoding class I SAM-dependent methyltransferase → MSNPLKPAESLSNEAFAYYEQGQEAQRLLQSQKLGPLELIRTQELLTRYLPDPPAVIFDVGGGSGIYACWLAQQGYEVHLVDAVPLHVEQARAASQAQLDRPLASVSLGDSRQLDRADFSVDVVLLMGPLYHLIDRRDRVTALREAYRILKLDGLIFAVGVSRFASVLGGLRRGHFDDPTFVKIVQQDLSDGQHRNPDNHPAYFTTAFFHHPEELREEIAEAGFSNEKLLAIQGLGAVLPNFEEHWSDTGRRERLLQAIRWLEAEPSTLGVTSHMMAIAQKR
- a CDS encoding 4Fe-4S ferredoxin, whose translation is MSNICVQVCPTNVFDAVPNQPPTIARKEDCQTCFICEAYCPADALYVAPESHTTVVVDEDELIDRNIMGEYRRTLGWGHGRKNNSELDTAHKLHQLPRPYET